From the genome of Spinacia oleracea cultivar Varoflay chromosome 2, BTI_SOV_V1, whole genome shotgun sequence, one region includes:
- the LOC110799175 gene encoding uncharacterized protein gives MADVVQERLERMVPELDDLEKRGLFSRQEMAEIVKKRRQFEYRLQRPSPLKQDFVDYIDYEKHLDRLRILRKKSVSRDLKAKGNKKLKKSLSDYAGVRRILEIYRIATSRFKGDLELWFQYLEFCKERSSGRMNKVLAQVMRFHPKVPAVWIYSAAWEFDHNLNARAAHVIMQTGLRSCKTSEDLWVEFLRMELTYLNKLKTRKVILGEVDGTLIRKDEDAKENQWQEENKDLFMSLEEKKGGDDNFDVQKEDSCKKLDVFREQGFKLFEKIYEAAIDAIPSSFSLRKRFLEIVEATELAHSEEMRAEILAHMKRDFSEDFEYWNWLAQNKLKDPQSIPDISSESGRSQVDEIIKVYEEAIQFMPSAGMFNMYIKFLTNVINANGEIRNSGDYSASKHAGDYVSHLMRVFGKADVMGCLDEELASQYVMLYKNMGNIDEAMKLAETFCEGRYSDSRQVWVLRVTEQMKHTAEAGNSNKAHLSSIFDLLKRMVKKVDVSDVEGVWIMALELFANEKKYFAKLLDLALFSLAKDGGQDDGFSLSAAIVNFIWLHNGIQQARDFYKRLVTLPRPGLGMYKRCIELEISSSDKASLAHARKLFESALATYSEDISLWQDYYSIEIKMGTSETAAAVYWRAKKTLGDASVLSDPLPQ, from the exons ATGGCGGATGTAGTACAAGAGAGATTGGAGCGCATGGTTCCAGAGCTCGACGATTTGGAGAAAAGGGGGTTATTCAGTCGCCAAGAAATGGCCGAAATCGTGAAAAAGCGCCGACAATTTGAGTACAGACTCCAAAGGCCAAGCCCTTTAAAGCAAGATTTTGTCGACTATATTGATTACGAAAAGCATCTTGATAGGCTTCGTATTCTCAGGAAGAAATCCGTTTCTCGTGACTTGAAGGCTAAAGGTAACAAAAAACTGAAGAAATCTCTGTCCGATTACGCTGGGGTTCGACGAATTCTTGAGATTTATCGTATTGCTACTAGCAGATTTAAGGGAGACCTTGAGCTATGGTTTCAGTATTTGGAGTTTTGTAAGGAGAGGAGCAGTGGCAGGATGAACAAG GTTTTGGCCCAGGTTATGAGATTCCATCCTAAAGTTCCGGCTGTTTGGATCTATTCTGCTGCCTGGGAGTTTGACCATAACTTGAATGCAAGGGCTGCACATGTAATCATGCAAACAGGTTTGAGATCTTGCAAAACTTCCGAAGATCTCTGGGTTGAATTTCTGCGAATGGAGCTTACATACCTGAACAAGTTAAAAACACGTAAAGTTATTTTAGGGGAAGTTGATGGAACACTGATTCGTAAGGATGAAGATGCTAAGGAGAATCAGTGGCAAGAGGAAAACAAAGATCTGTTCATGTCCCTTGAAGAGAAAAAGGGTGGTGATGATAATTTTGATGTTCAAAAGGAAGATTCTTGTAAGAAACTGGATGTCTTTCGTGAACAAGGATTTAAACTTTTTGAGAAAATATATGAAGCTGCTATTGATGCTATTCCATCTAGTTTCAGTCTGAGGAAGAGGTTCCTAGAGATAGTGGAAGCTACAGAATTGGCACATTCAGAAGAAATGCGAGCTGAGATACTGGCTCACATGAAGAGAGATTTTTCGGAAGATTTTGAATATTGGAATTGGCTTgcccaaaataaattaaaagacccacaaagcattCCAGATATAAGTTCAGAAAGTGGGCGTTCCCAGGTGGATGAAATCATAAAG GTATATGAAGAAGCTATACAATTTATGCCATCAGCTGGGATGTTCAACATGTACATCAAATTTTTAACAaatgtcatcaatgcaaatggAGAAATTAGAAATTCGGGAGATTATAGTGCTTCAAAGCATGCAGGAGACTATGTATCACACCTGATGAGGGTGTTTGGAAAAGCTGATGTCATGGGCTGTCTTGATGAAGAACTTGCCTCTCAGTACGTAATGTTGTACAAGAACATGGGTAATATCGATGAAGCAATGAAGTTAGCGGAGACTTTCTGCGAGGGGAGATATTCAGATTCAAGACAAGTATGGGTTCTGAGGGTTACTGAACAGATGAAGCACACTGCAGAAGCTGGAAATTCTAATAAAGCTCATCTGTCCTCTATCTTTGACCTATTGAAAAGGATGGTGAAAAAGGTAGATGTATCAGATGTCGAGGGCGTGTGGATAATG GCTCTTGAGTTGTTTGCAAATGAAAAGAAATACTTTGCCAAGTTGTTGGACCTTGCCCTTTTTTCATTGGCTAAAGATGGTGGCCAAGATGATGGATTCTCTCTATCTGCTGCTATTGTTAACTTTATTTGgctgcacaatggaattcaacaAGCAAGGGACTTTTATAAGCG TCTTGTAACTTTACCTCGGCCAGGATTAGGCATGTACAAGCGCTGTATTGAGCTGGAGATTTCTTCCAGTGACAAAGCTAGTCTTGCACATGCTCGTAAGTTATTTGAATCTGCACTTGCAACCTATAGTGAGGACATCAGCCTGTGGCAAGACTATTATTCCATTGAAATAAAG ATGGGAACATCAGAAACAGCCGCTGCTGTATATTGGCGTGCAAAGAAGACACTAGGGGATGCCTCAGTGCTTTCTGATCCTTTACCGCAGTAA
- the LOC110799178 gene encoding uncharacterized protein, giving the protein MGVCSSKMKRGRYVRKDDPRMFIQKMKQLQQEISAILKQREEETEVYERELMLFAFRETEWKRDRKKLREEVKGLRRSLEDREQRIRRMEVEPGITDKSEQDNHTTHTSTTTTTTTSSSFLLVENMREERATRDEAVEKWKTLYLAIKHELDHLIQRTHQGTLYWRADDEDLMEDLQKELKAKDETIQVLKAQLASMEDEDYKRKREVDILRQSLRIMSINSSNKGPTSSAKVKKLSTNSIRFTKKLAFVN; this is encoded by the exons ATGGGGGTGTGTTCGAGCAAGATGAAAAGAGGAAGGTATGTAAGGAAAGATGATCCAAGGATGTTTATACAGAAAATGAAGCAACTACAGCAGGAAATCAGTGCAATATTGAAGCAAAGGGAGGAAGAGACAGAGGTGTATGAGAGGGAACTCATGTTGTTTGCGTTCAGAGAAACGGAGTGGAAGAGAGACCGGAAAAAGCTCCGGGAAGAGGTTAAGGGATTGCGTAGGAGCTTGGAGGACCGAGAACAAAGGATTAGACGGATGGAAGTGGAGCCTGGAATCACCGACAAATCAGAGCAAGATAATCATACTACTCATACtagtactactactactactactactagtTCTAGCTTCTTGCTTGTGGAAAACATGAGGGAAGAAAGAGCAACAAGAGATGAGGCTGTTGAAAAATGGAAGACGTTGTATTTGGCTATTAAGCATGAACTTGATCATCTCATTCAAAGGACACATCAAG GGACACTTTACTGGAGAGCAGATGATGAAGATTTGATGGAAGATCTGCAAAAGGAGTTAAAGGCAAAGGATGAAACAATACAAGTGTTGAAAGCACAATTAGCTTCAATGGAGGATGAAGATTATAAAAGAAAGAGGGAAGTAGACATTCTCAGACAAAGCTTGAGAATAATGAGCATTAATAGTAGTAATAAGGGACCAACTTCTTCTGCAAAGGTTAAGAAACTCTCTACGAATTCAATCCGTTTTACCAAAAAGCTTGCATTTGTAAACTAG